The Athene noctua chromosome 3, bAthNoc1.hap1.1, whole genome shotgun sequence genome includes a region encoding these proteins:
- the USP44 gene encoding ubiquitin carboxyl-terminal hydrolase 44 isoform X1, giving the protein MNGTHEHTCLQIEIWTENSLDYVFHQHISAISVLTMDKCKHVGRLRLAQDHSILNPQKWHCVDCNTTESVWACLSCSHVACGRYIEEHALKHFQESGHPVALEVNELYVFCYLCDDYVLNDNATGDLKLLRSTLSAIKSQNYECITRSGRTLRSMGTSDDSYLSHGGAQALLRNEDRMFTALWHRRHAFLGKIFRSWLELTPTGKKILEEERHREEAEERRNKARKRRQERKRELKAEMEKMPPRKSSRLQNQIRMSSETAPCLQKTSQKMESVVELKKTYTSNEVRLKKISDSPIKRRPTVTPGVTGLRNLGNTCYMNSILQVLSHLLIFRECFLKLDLNQTQELLATATNGKTRSSSKHLAIAASTLHVNENQEKVKRSSSVRRPSLSSGLSGGASKSRNMELIQPREPSSKHISLCHELHTLFQVMWSGKWALVSPFAMLHSVWRLIPAFRGYAQQDAQEFLCELLDKVQQELETTGSRYPALIPASQRKLIKQVLNVVNNIFHGQLLSQVTCLACDNKSNTVEPFWDLSLEFPERYHCNGKEMSSQYPCLLTEMLAKFTETEALEGKIYACDQCNTKRRKFSSKPVILTEAQKQLMVCRLPQVLRLHLKRFRWSGRNHREKIGVHVNFDQMLNMEPYCCRESLKSLLPDCFIYDLSAVVMHHGKGFGSGHYTAYCYNSEGGFWVHCNDSKLNMCTMEEVCKAQAYILFYSQRLTQANGRGKILCPSTAESQQHTELADCSVDSSSS; this is encoded by the exons ATGAATGGGACACATGAGCACACATGC ttgcagATTGAAATATGGACAGAAAATAGTTTGGATTATGTGTTTCACCAGCATATCTCTGCAATTTCAGTTTTAACAATGGATAAGTGTAAGCATGTGGGACGTCTGCGACTGGCCCAAGATCACTCCATTCTCAATCCTCAGAAATGGCATTGTGTGGACTGCAACACTACCGAATCTGTGTGGGCGTGCCTCAGCTGCTCCCACGTGGCATGTGGAAGATACATTGAGGAACATGCACTAAAGCACTTTCAGGAGAGCGGTCACCCGGTGGCATTGGAAGTAAATGAGCTATATGTTTTCTGTTATCTCTGTGATGATTACGTTCTTAATGATAACGCAACTGGTGATTTAAAACTGTTGCGAAGTACATTAAGTGCAATCAAGAGTCAAAACTATGAGTGCATTACTCGAAGTGGGAGGACTTTGCGTTCTATGGGTACAAGTGATGATTCTTACCTTTCACATGGTGGTGCCCAAGCCTTGCTTCGCAATGAAGATCGCATGTTCACAGCTCTCTGGCACCGACGGCATGCGTTCCTGGGCAAAATATTCAGATCGTGGCTTGAGTTGACACCtactggaaaaaagattttggaagAAGAAAGGCATCgggaagaagcagaagaaagaaggaacaaaGCTAGGAAGAGAAGACAAGAACGAAAGCGTGAGTtgaaagcagagatggaaaagatgCCTCCAAGGAAGAGCAGTCGTTTACAAAATCAGATTAGAATGTCATCAGAAACAGCACCCTGCCTGcaaaaaacatcacagaaaatgGAATCTGTGGTAGAGTTGAAAAAAACTTATACCTCAAATGAAGTAAGATTGAAAAAAATAAGTGACTCTCCAATTAAACGAAGGCCCACGGTGACTCCTGGGGTAACAGGACTGAGAAACCTCGGAAATACATGCTATATGAATTCTATCCTGCAGGTATTAAGTCACTTACTTATTTTTCGAGAATGCTTTTTGAAGCTTGATCTCAACCAAACTCAGGAACTGCTGGCAACAGCAACCAATGGTAAAACCAGATCTTCATCTAAACACTTGGCAATAGCTGCCTCAACATTACACGTGAATGAGAATCAAGAAAAAGTAAAGAGATCATCTTCTGTGAGGCGGCCTAGTTTGTCCTCTGGATTAAGTGGAGGAGCATCAAAAAGTAGAAATATGGAACTTATTCAGCCTAGAGAGCCCAGTTCAAAGCATATTTCCCTCTGTCATGAGCTGCATACTCTGTTCCAGGTTATGTGGTCTGGCAAATGGGCGCTGGTGTCTCCTTTTGCCATGCTTCATTCTGTGTGGAGACTAATTCCAGCCTTCAGAGGATATGCCCAACAAGATGCTCAGGAATTTCTCTGTGAACTTTTGGATAAAGTGCAGCAGGAACTGGAGACTACAGGGAGCAGATACCCGGCTCTCATTCCTGCTTCTCAAAGAAAACTTATAAAACAGGTTTTGAATGTGGTTAACAACATTTTTCATGGACAGCTATTAAGTCAG GTTACATGTCTTGCCTGTGACAATAAATCAAATACTGTAGAACCTTTCTGGGACCTGTCCCTGGAGTTTCCTGAGAGGTATCACTGCAACGGCAAGGAGATGTCATCTCAGTATCCATGTCTGCTGACAGAAATGCTGGCCAAGTTTACAGAAACTGAAGCTTTGGAAGGAAAGATATATGCATGTGATCAGTGCAACA CAAAACGAAGGAAGTTTTCTTCTAAACCAGTTATACTCACAGAAGCTCAGAAGCAGCTTATGGTGTGTCGACTACCTCAGGTTCTCAGATTACACCTTAAACGGTTTAG GTGGTCAGGACGGAATCATCGTGAGAAGATTGGTGTACATGTTAATTTTGATCAAATGCTGAACATGGAGCCTTATTGCTGCAGAGAATCCCTCAAGTCCCTCCTACCTGACTGTTTTATCTACGACTTGTCTGCTGTGGTAATGCATCATGGGAAAGGATTTGGCTCAGGGCACTACACTGCCTACTGCTACAATTCAGAAGGAG GATTTTGGGTACACTGCAATGATTCAAAACTCAACATGTGCACTATGGAAGAAGTATGCAAGGCTCAAGCCTACATTTTGTTTTACAGCCAACGACTTACTCAGGCAAATGGACGTGGTAAAATACTGTGTCCTAGCACAGCTGAAAGTCAGCAGCACACAGAATTAGCTGACTGTTCTGTGGACAGCAGTAGCAGTTAA
- the USP44 gene encoding ubiquitin carboxyl-terminal hydrolase 44 isoform X3, which yields MNGTHEHTCLQIEIWTENSLDYVFHQHISAISVLTMDKCKHVGRLRLAQDHSILNPQKWHCVDCNTTESVWACLSCSHVACGRYIEEHALKHFQESGHPVALEVNELYVFCYLCDDYVLNDNATGDLKLLRSTLSAIKSQNYECITRSGRTLRSMGTSDDSYLSHGGAQALLRNEDRMFTALWHRRHAFLGKIFRSWLELTPTGKKILEEERHREEAEERRNKARKRRQERKRELKAEMEKMPPRKSSRLQNQIRMSSETAPCLQKTSQKMESVVELKKTYTSNEVRLKKISDSPIKRRPTVTPGVTGLRNLGNTCYMNSILQVMWSGKWALVSPFAMLHSVWRLIPAFRGYAQQDAQEFLCELLDKVQQELETTGSRYPALIPASQRKLIKQVLNVVNNIFHGQLLSQVTCLACDNKSNTVEPFWDLSLEFPERYHCNGKEMSSQYPCLLTEMLAKFTETEALEGKIYACDQCNTKRRKFSSKPVILTEAQKQLMVCRLPQVLRLHLKRFRWSGRNHREKIGVHVNFDQMLNMEPYCCRESLKSLLPDCFIYDLSAVVMHHGKGFGSGHYTAYCYNSEGGFWVHCNDSKLNMCTMEEVCKAQAYILFYSQRLTQANGRGKILCPSTAESQQHTELADCSVDSSSS from the exons ATGAATGGGACACATGAGCACACATGC ttgcagATTGAAATATGGACAGAAAATAGTTTGGATTATGTGTTTCACCAGCATATCTCTGCAATTTCAGTTTTAACAATGGATAAGTGTAAGCATGTGGGACGTCTGCGACTGGCCCAAGATCACTCCATTCTCAATCCTCAGAAATGGCATTGTGTGGACTGCAACACTACCGAATCTGTGTGGGCGTGCCTCAGCTGCTCCCACGTGGCATGTGGAAGATACATTGAGGAACATGCACTAAAGCACTTTCAGGAGAGCGGTCACCCGGTGGCATTGGAAGTAAATGAGCTATATGTTTTCTGTTATCTCTGTGATGATTACGTTCTTAATGATAACGCAACTGGTGATTTAAAACTGTTGCGAAGTACATTAAGTGCAATCAAGAGTCAAAACTATGAGTGCATTACTCGAAGTGGGAGGACTTTGCGTTCTATGGGTACAAGTGATGATTCTTACCTTTCACATGGTGGTGCCCAAGCCTTGCTTCGCAATGAAGATCGCATGTTCACAGCTCTCTGGCACCGACGGCATGCGTTCCTGGGCAAAATATTCAGATCGTGGCTTGAGTTGACACCtactggaaaaaagattttggaagAAGAAAGGCATCgggaagaagcagaagaaagaaggaacaaaGCTAGGAAGAGAAGACAAGAACGAAAGCGTGAGTtgaaagcagagatggaaaagatgCCTCCAAGGAAGAGCAGTCGTTTACAAAATCAGATTAGAATGTCATCAGAAACAGCACCCTGCCTGcaaaaaacatcacagaaaatgGAATCTGTGGTAGAGTTGAAAAAAACTTATACCTCAAATGAAGTAAGATTGAAAAAAATAAGTGACTCTCCAATTAAACGAAGGCCCACGGTGACTCCTGGGGTAACAGGACTGAGAAACCTCGGAAATACATGCTATATGAATTCTATCCTGCAG GTTATGTGGTCTGGCAAATGGGCGCTGGTGTCTCCTTTTGCCATGCTTCATTCTGTGTGGAGACTAATTCCAGCCTTCAGAGGATATGCCCAACAAGATGCTCAGGAATTTCTCTGTGAACTTTTGGATAAAGTGCAGCAGGAACTGGAGACTACAGGGAGCAGATACCCGGCTCTCATTCCTGCTTCTCAAAGAAAACTTATAAAACAGGTTTTGAATGTGGTTAACAACATTTTTCATGGACAGCTATTAAGTCAG GTTACATGTCTTGCCTGTGACAATAAATCAAATACTGTAGAACCTTTCTGGGACCTGTCCCTGGAGTTTCCTGAGAGGTATCACTGCAACGGCAAGGAGATGTCATCTCAGTATCCATGTCTGCTGACAGAAATGCTGGCCAAGTTTACAGAAACTGAAGCTTTGGAAGGAAAGATATATGCATGTGATCAGTGCAACA CAAAACGAAGGAAGTTTTCTTCTAAACCAGTTATACTCACAGAAGCTCAGAAGCAGCTTATGGTGTGTCGACTACCTCAGGTTCTCAGATTACACCTTAAACGGTTTAG GTGGTCAGGACGGAATCATCGTGAGAAGATTGGTGTACATGTTAATTTTGATCAAATGCTGAACATGGAGCCTTATTGCTGCAGAGAATCCCTCAAGTCCCTCCTACCTGACTGTTTTATCTACGACTTGTCTGCTGTGGTAATGCATCATGGGAAAGGATTTGGCTCAGGGCACTACACTGCCTACTGCTACAATTCAGAAGGAG GATTTTGGGTACACTGCAATGATTCAAAACTCAACATGTGCACTATGGAAGAAGTATGCAAGGCTCAAGCCTACATTTTGTTTTACAGCCAACGACTTACTCAGGCAAATGGACGTGGTAAAATACTGTGTCCTAGCACAGCTGAAAGTCAGCAGCACACAGAATTAGCTGACTGTTCTGTGGACAGCAGTAGCAGTTAA
- the USP44 gene encoding ubiquitin carboxyl-terminal hydrolase 44 isoform X2 has translation MDKCKHVGRLRLAQDHSILNPQKWHCVDCNTTESVWACLSCSHVACGRYIEEHALKHFQESGHPVALEVNELYVFCYLCDDYVLNDNATGDLKLLRSTLSAIKSQNYECITRSGRTLRSMGTSDDSYLSHGGAQALLRNEDRMFTALWHRRHAFLGKIFRSWLELTPTGKKILEEERHREEAEERRNKARKRRQERKRELKAEMEKMPPRKSSRLQNQIRMSSETAPCLQKTSQKMESVVELKKTYTSNEVRLKKISDSPIKRRPTVTPGVTGLRNLGNTCYMNSILQVLSHLLIFRECFLKLDLNQTQELLATATNGKTRSSSKHLAIAASTLHVNENQEKVKRSSSVRRPSLSSGLSGGASKSRNMELIQPREPSSKHISLCHELHTLFQVMWSGKWALVSPFAMLHSVWRLIPAFRGYAQQDAQEFLCELLDKVQQELETTGSRYPALIPASQRKLIKQVLNVVNNIFHGQLLSQVTCLACDNKSNTVEPFWDLSLEFPERYHCNGKEMSSQYPCLLTEMLAKFTETEALEGKIYACDQCNTKRRKFSSKPVILTEAQKQLMVCRLPQVLRLHLKRFRWSGRNHREKIGVHVNFDQMLNMEPYCCRESLKSLLPDCFIYDLSAVVMHHGKGFGSGHYTAYCYNSEGGFWVHCNDSKLNMCTMEEVCKAQAYILFYSQRLTQANGRGKILCPSTAESQQHTELADCSVDSSSS, from the exons ATGGATAAGTGTAAGCATGTGGGACGTCTGCGACTGGCCCAAGATCACTCCATTCTCAATCCTCAGAAATGGCATTGTGTGGACTGCAACACTACCGAATCTGTGTGGGCGTGCCTCAGCTGCTCCCACGTGGCATGTGGAAGATACATTGAGGAACATGCACTAAAGCACTTTCAGGAGAGCGGTCACCCGGTGGCATTGGAAGTAAATGAGCTATATGTTTTCTGTTATCTCTGTGATGATTACGTTCTTAATGATAACGCAACTGGTGATTTAAAACTGTTGCGAAGTACATTAAGTGCAATCAAGAGTCAAAACTATGAGTGCATTACTCGAAGTGGGAGGACTTTGCGTTCTATGGGTACAAGTGATGATTCTTACCTTTCACATGGTGGTGCCCAAGCCTTGCTTCGCAATGAAGATCGCATGTTCACAGCTCTCTGGCACCGACGGCATGCGTTCCTGGGCAAAATATTCAGATCGTGGCTTGAGTTGACACCtactggaaaaaagattttggaagAAGAAAGGCATCgggaagaagcagaagaaagaaggaacaaaGCTAGGAAGAGAAGACAAGAACGAAAGCGTGAGTtgaaagcagagatggaaaagatgCCTCCAAGGAAGAGCAGTCGTTTACAAAATCAGATTAGAATGTCATCAGAAACAGCACCCTGCCTGcaaaaaacatcacagaaaatgGAATCTGTGGTAGAGTTGAAAAAAACTTATACCTCAAATGAAGTAAGATTGAAAAAAATAAGTGACTCTCCAATTAAACGAAGGCCCACGGTGACTCCTGGGGTAACAGGACTGAGAAACCTCGGAAATACATGCTATATGAATTCTATCCTGCAGGTATTAAGTCACTTACTTATTTTTCGAGAATGCTTTTTGAAGCTTGATCTCAACCAAACTCAGGAACTGCTGGCAACAGCAACCAATGGTAAAACCAGATCTTCATCTAAACACTTGGCAATAGCTGCCTCAACATTACACGTGAATGAGAATCAAGAAAAAGTAAAGAGATCATCTTCTGTGAGGCGGCCTAGTTTGTCCTCTGGATTAAGTGGAGGAGCATCAAAAAGTAGAAATATGGAACTTATTCAGCCTAGAGAGCCCAGTTCAAAGCATATTTCCCTCTGTCATGAGCTGCATACTCTGTTCCAGGTTATGTGGTCTGGCAAATGGGCGCTGGTGTCTCCTTTTGCCATGCTTCATTCTGTGTGGAGACTAATTCCAGCCTTCAGAGGATATGCCCAACAAGATGCTCAGGAATTTCTCTGTGAACTTTTGGATAAAGTGCAGCAGGAACTGGAGACTACAGGGAGCAGATACCCGGCTCTCATTCCTGCTTCTCAAAGAAAACTTATAAAACAGGTTTTGAATGTGGTTAACAACATTTTTCATGGACAGCTATTAAGTCAG GTTACATGTCTTGCCTGTGACAATAAATCAAATACTGTAGAACCTTTCTGGGACCTGTCCCTGGAGTTTCCTGAGAGGTATCACTGCAACGGCAAGGAGATGTCATCTCAGTATCCATGTCTGCTGACAGAAATGCTGGCCAAGTTTACAGAAACTGAAGCTTTGGAAGGAAAGATATATGCATGTGATCAGTGCAACA CAAAACGAAGGAAGTTTTCTTCTAAACCAGTTATACTCACAGAAGCTCAGAAGCAGCTTATGGTGTGTCGACTACCTCAGGTTCTCAGATTACACCTTAAACGGTTTAG GTGGTCAGGACGGAATCATCGTGAGAAGATTGGTGTACATGTTAATTTTGATCAAATGCTGAACATGGAGCCTTATTGCTGCAGAGAATCCCTCAAGTCCCTCCTACCTGACTGTTTTATCTACGACTTGTCTGCTGTGGTAATGCATCATGGGAAAGGATTTGGCTCAGGGCACTACACTGCCTACTGCTACAATTCAGAAGGAG GATTTTGGGTACACTGCAATGATTCAAAACTCAACATGTGCACTATGGAAGAAGTATGCAAGGCTCAAGCCTACATTTTGTTTTACAGCCAACGACTTACTCAGGCAAATGGACGTGGTAAAATACTGTGTCCTAGCACAGCTGAAAGTCAGCAGCACACAGAATTAGCTGACTGTTCTGTGGACAGCAGTAGCAGTTAA